In one Carettochelys insculpta isolate YL-2023 chromosome 6, ASM3395843v1, whole genome shotgun sequence genomic region, the following are encoded:
- the SSH3 gene encoding protein phosphatase Slingshot homolog 3 isoform X2 produces MVKGAALLLQEEEKLEMVQEAPPSPDKTQSQQEQHLQLMMGLLRPEDGIRLAVRLESTRPHRIRYLLFVSTDKTEGKNETVLLGVDFPEEGSDRCTLGMVLPLWSDTQVFLDGDGGFSVTSWGQTRIFKPISVQTMWSVLQVLHKVCNEAVDNNHFPGGSALGWAEWYQRSITSDQSCINEWLAMSDLESVRPDSPALFSDRPTERERMERMIRAKLRELMATADLESITSKEIRTALEHRTSCCLKEYKEFIDNEMLLIMAQMDRPSRIFDHLYLGSEWNAANLEELQRNRISHILNVTREIDNFFPALFTYMNVRLYDEEASQLLPYWKETYHFISAVRAQDSRVLVHCKMGVSRSASTVIAYAMKEYGWTLEQAYRHVRERRPIVHPNPSFMRQLEFYQGILDASRHSSLWEQKAGDNQWEDTVNGSDTGSDESESEESLCQERLSSEEERGQQEEPVTTPQYCFRPLREPPEEPAQPQAPERGRGPWISLQEAEEPGGSDDSGAEEVRGHLAVLQVPEMPRTPRDRRINLYAVMRSISEMDSPDAPSPLGGPAEGEVFAASGYESPGERPAAEPAAPPSPPQEQEVPEAAGPGPPAEQHPEGAPTAQTGRRRGRQRSRQLPRSHAQPCKQISFRPAPGKMHKGVQQREDPAPKARAPHARRAVEHRHSVAQLMDAALVLSRTREFEERLGAAGQERPPREQPVSPPTPSQEPQPGGGAFPASRARRVVRQASVDMEPGSG; encoded by the exons GCTGTGCGTTTGGAGTCGACCCGGCCCCACCGGATCCGGTACCTCCTGTTTGTGTCGACGGACAAGACGGAGGGCAAGAACGAGACGGTGCTCCTGGGCGTGGACTTCCCTGAAGAGGg CTCGGACAGGTGCACCTTGGGGATGGTGCTGCCCCTCTGGAGCGACACCCAGGTCTTCCTCGACGGGGATGG GGGCTTCAGTGTGACATCCTGGGGACAGACACGCATCTTCAAGCCCATCTCCGTGCAGACCATGTG GTCGGTGCTGCAGGTGCTGCACAAGGTGTGCAATGAAGCCGTCGACAACAACCACTTCCCCGGGGGCAgcgccctgggctgggctgagtgGTACCAGCGCAGCATCACCTCAGACCAGAGCTGCATCAATGAGTGGCTGGCCATGTCCGACCTGGAATCTGTGCGGCCTGACTCCCCTGCTCTCTTCTCCGACCG GCCAACAGAGCGGGAGCGGATGGAGCGGATGATCCGGGCCAAATTGCGTGAGCTGATGGCCACGGCTGATCTGGAGAGCATCACTTCCAAGGAG ATCCGCACGGCGCTGGAGCACcgcaccagctgctgcctgaaGGAGTACAAGGAGTTCATCGACAATGAGATGCTGCTCATCATGGCCCAGATGGACCGTCCCTCCAGGATCTTCGACCACCTGTACCTA GGCTCCGAGTGGAACGCAGCCaacctggaggagctgcagcgcaACAG AATCAGCCACATCCTCAACGTGACCCGGGAAATCGACAACTTCTTCCCGGCGCTTTTCACCTACATGAACGTGCGGCTCTACGACGAAGAggcctctcagctgctgccctaCTGGAAGGAGACCTATCACTTCATCTCTGCTGTCCG GGCCCAGGACTCGCGGGTGCTGGTGCATTGCAAGATGGGTGTAAGCCGCTCAGCCTCCACAGTGATTGCCTATGCCATGAAGGAGTACGGCTGGACGCTGGAGCAGGCCTATCGGCATGTGCGGGAGAGACGTCCCATAGTGCATCCCAACCCCAGTTTCATGAGGCAGCTGGAGTTCTACCAGGGCATCCTGGATGCCAG CCGGCACAGCAGCCTGTGGGAGCAGAAGGCAGGAGACAACCAGTGGGAGGACACGGTGAACGGGAGTGACACTGGCAGCGACGAATCGGAGAGCGAGGAGAGCCTGTGCCAGGAGAGGCTGAGTTCGGAGGAGGAGCGAGGCCAGCAGGAGGAGCCAGTCACAACACCCCAGTATTGTTTCCGGCCCCTGCGGGAGCCCCCcgaggagccagcccagccccaggccccagaacggggcagggggccctggaTCTCCCTGCAGGAGGCGGAGGAGCCAGGGGGCTCAGACGACTCGGGGGCGGAGGAGGTCCGGGGACACCTGGCCGTACTGCAGGTGCCAGAGATGCCCAGAACGCCCCGGGACAGGCGCATCAACCTCTATGCTGTGATGAGGAGCATCAGTGAGATGGACAGCCCTGACGCCCCTTCCCCGCTGGGGGGTCCTGCTGAGGGGGAG GTATTTGCTGCCTCAGGATATGAGTCCCCTGGGGAGCGCCCAGCCGcagagcctgcagccccaccttcacccccacaggagcaggaagtACCGGAGGCAGCAGGACCAGGCCCCCCTGCTGAGCAGCACCCAGAGGGGGCCCCAACAGCCCAGACAGGCAGGCGGCGGGGCCGCCAGCGCAGCCGCCAGCTCCCCCGGAGCCACGCCCAGCCATGCAAGCAGATCTCCTTCCGCCCCGCACCTGGCAAGATGCACAAGGGCGTGCAACAGAGGGAGGACCCTGCCCCCAAAGCCCGGGCTCCCCATGCCCGCCGTGCTGTGGAGCACCGCCACTCTGTGGCCCAGCTCATGGACGCCGCCCTGGTGCTCAGCCGCACCAGGGAGTTCGAGGAgcgcctgggggctgctggccaggaaaggCCCCCAAGGGAGCAGCCTGTTAGCCCCCCGACCCCATcgcaggagccccagcctgggggaggCGCCTTCCCCGCCTCCCGAGCCAGGAGGGTGGTGCGGCAGGCCAGCGTGGACATGGAGCCTGGCTCGGGGTGA